One Glycine max cultivar Williams 82 chromosome 3, Glycine_max_v4.0, whole genome shotgun sequence DNA window includes the following coding sequences:
- the LOC100305846 gene encoding uncharacterized protein LOC100305846 encodes MRSSNGASSSRASNANTGRHPVYRGVRRRSSGKWVSEIREPKKPNRIWLGTFATPEMAAIAYDVAALALKGKDAELNFPNSASSLPVPTSSAARDIQMAAASAAAAVGAANDALEGSRGGNASVSLTEEFSGGNLNHFVDEDLIFDMPNILVNMAEGMLLSPPRFDNFAATDYEYMDEDPNLWGFPNY; translated from the coding sequence ATGCGTTCCAGCAACGGTGCATCAAGCAGCAGAGCCTCCAATGCTAACACTGGGCGCCACCCTGTGTACCGTGGAGTGAGGCGTAGGAGTAGTGGCAAATGGGTTTCTGAAATCCGTGAACCCAAAAAACCTAACAGGATTTGGTTAGGGACATTTGCCACCCCTGAAATGGCTGCTATTGCCTATGACGTGGCAGCGCTTGCTCTTAAGGGTAAGGATGCTGAACTCAACTTCCCTAACTCGGCTTCCTCCCTCCCCGTCCCCACATCATCTGCTGCTCGCGACATTCAGATGGCTGCGGCTAGCGCCGCAGCCGCTGTCGGAGCTGCGAATGATGCACTTGAAGGAAGCCGAGGAGGGAATGCTTCGGTTTCATTGACGGAAGAGTTTTCAGGGGGAAATTTGAACCACTTTGTGGATGAGGACTTGATCTTTGACATGCCGAATATTCTGGTCAATATGGCTGAAGGAATGCTACTGAGTCCTCCTCGTTTTGATAATTTTGCTGCTACCGACTATGAATACATGGATGAAGATCCTAACCTCTGGGGGTTCCCTAATTACTAG